In Candidatus Electrothrix scaldis, the genomic window CATTACCGCAAGCCCTGCTATGGATAAGGTGAAAAATATCTTTGGCGAAGAGGTGGGCGAACGTTACCTTTTGGGGATCAGCCGTTCGGAGGAATTGGAATACAAGAAAACCTCGGTACTGGAAGCGATTAAATACGCCTTTATCCAGACCTGGAATCTTATTGTGCTGACTCTATTGGGGCTGGTGAAAATTATCCAGCGGGTTGTTCCCGCGTCTGAACTGGGCGGCCCGATCCGGATTGCCGAGCTGGCAGGCCAACAATGGGAAGCCGGGCTCATGCAATTGGTCCATTTCACCGGCCTGCTTTCTATTAATCTCGGTGTGCTCAATCTCCTGCCCATCCCTGTCCTGGATGGTGGGCATCTTGTTTTCCTCAGCGTTGAGGCCGTACGCGGAAAGCCCCTGGGAGAGCAGGCTATCCTCATGGCGCAGAAAATCGGCATAACCTTGCTGGGTGCGCTGATGATCTTTGTCTTTTATAATGATATTGCGCGGCTTGTTCGCCAATGGTTTGCAGCTCCCTGATTTTTTCTTTGTTTACTTCAGTAAATACCGTGTCTGATAGTCCTCTTATACTTTCTATTGAAACTGCAACTGGTTGCGGCAGCGTAGCCCTAACCAGAGGCGGCGTGCGTAGCGGCAAAGTACTTGCCGAGGCCACTGCCCAACCCGAAGTTACCCATTCACGACGTCTGCTTGGCTCAGTAGATTGGGTTATGCAAGCCGCAGGAATAGGCTGGGACACGCTGGATGGTGTCGCCATCAGCCTTGGGCCTGGCTCCTTTACCGGCCTGCGGATTGGCATGGCAGCGGCTAAAGGGATAGTCTTTGCCGCGCAAAAGCCACTTCTTGCTGTACAGACCCTGGATGCAATCGCCCTCTCCTGCCCGGTCATTGATCGCCCGCTCTGGTGTTTGTTGGATGCCCGGAAACAGGAGGTCTATGCAGCCTGTTACCAAATGGGTGCGTATGGCCTGCCGGAACAGTCAACTCCGGTTGAAGCCATTCGTCCAGAACATCTCCTGGAACGAATTTCAGGACCTGCCCTGCTTGCTGGTCCAGGCCTGAAGGAATATCATGAGCTTTTTGCCCAGCAGGCAAATCTTCAGCTCATTCCTCCTGCCCTCAGTACACCAAGCGCTGCGCGAATTGGATTCCTGGCTGCGGAACAGCTTCTGCGCGGTGAAATTCAGGATCCGGCACAGATTGCCCCCATGTATGTTCGTGCCTCAGAGGCTGAGGTAAATCTGCAAAAGAAAAAAGCGGCGTAGAATATATATAGTAGCATTAATAGGGAGGCCCTTTATGGCACAGCCTGCATTGATTGATAACCCGGTTTTCACCTATAAGGATTATCTGAGTTGGCCAGCTGAAGAACGCTGGGAGCTGATTGATGGCGTACCCTGGAATATGTCGCCAGTGCCTGGGACCACTCACCAGCGCATGGTGCGTGAACTGGCTGTTGCCCTTTACGGCGCCTTGGCTGCCAGTTCCTGCGAACTCTTCCTGGCTCCTTTTGACGTTCGTTTGCCCGAGACCTCGACGGATCAGGCCGAAGATGAGACCATTCTGACTGTGGTACAGCCGGATTTGGCTATCATCTGTGATAAAGGCAAAATTGACAGCAAAGGCTGTCTCGGTCCACCGGATGTGATGATAGAGGTGCTTTCTCCTTCCAGTGCCTATCGGGATGAGACAGATAAACTACATCTCTACGAAAGCCAAGGCGTCCGTGAATACTGGATTGTTAATCCAGATGGAGGCTACATCATGGTCTATACCCTGGATGGCAAAGAATATGGCAAACCGGAGTATCTTTGGAAAAAAGACCACTTGATCAGCAAAGTTATTGACGGCATTGCTCTGGATCTTGAAGCCCTTTTTGCCCGCATAATTCCTTCAGATTGATATATCCCGTCCTTTTTCAAAACAAAATCTCTGCAAAAAAACTGAAAATTCTAAAAATCTTACCTCTGTGCTCCTGACTGTGAGCCAGTACATTTCCTATGATTCAGCGCAAACAAACCAAGAAAATCTGCATTGGTAATACTCCGGTAGGCGGCGATGCCCCGATCACTGTGCAGTCCATGACCAATACCGACACACGGGATGCGGAAGCCACCGTGCGTCAGATCAAGGGTCTGGAAGCCGCAGGCTGCGAGATCATCCGGGTGGCTGTGCCGGATATGGAAGCGGCTCAGGCCATTCGGGCCATTCGGGAGCAAATCGCCATTCCCTTGATCGCGGACATCCATTTTGACTCGCGCTTGGCAGTTGCGGCCTTGGAGCATGGGGCACAGGCCATCCGCATCAATCCGGGCAATCTCGGTGGCCCGGATAAACTGGCTCGGGTGGTGGATGCGGCAAAGCTTCATAAGGCGCCCATTCGGGTGGGTGTGAATTCCGGCTCCATAGAAAAAGACCTGCTGGCAAAGTACGGCTATCCAACCCCGGAAAACTGCCGATCCCTTATTGAAAGCGCGCTGAATAACGTAGCAGCCATCGAAAAACTGGGCTATGAGGAGCTCAAGATTTCCATCAAATCCTCTGATACCCTGACCACCGTAGCTGGGTATAGGGAACTCTCCCGGCGTACGGATTATCCCCTCCATATCGGGGTGACCGAGGCGGGTGGCCTCATTGCCGGAACCGTGAAATCCAGCGTGGCCTTGGGGATTCTCCTCTTTGAGGGGATCGGCGATACCTTCCGCATCTCGCTGACCCGTGATCCCCTAGAGGAGGTACGGGTGGGCTTTGAATTGCTTCGCTCCCTGCGTATTCGGGAACGGGGGCCGGAACTAATTTCCTGCCCGACTTGCGGGCGCACCAGGATTGATCTTTTTTCAATGGCTGAAGAGGTGGAACGGGTTCTGCAAACCATGCAATCCAACCTGAAGGTTGCTGTTATGGGTTGTGTGGTCAATGGCCCTGGTGAGGCCAAGGAGGCGGATATCGGGATTGCCGGCGGGCATGGCACCGGGATTATCTTCAAGAAGGGTGAGGTGTTTAAGAAATTACCGGAAGAGGAGCTGTTGCCTGTGTTTTTGGAGGAGTTGCGGAAGATGGATGAGGAGGCGAAATGAGTGATAGTAATGGAAATGAAATTTCTTCAAAAAAAAGATTTTTTCTTCCTATAGTATTACCTGCAATTTTGGCAATTATCACTCCAGGAGCATATTTATTAGGAACTAATTTTGATCAAGGATATATAGAAGCATTTGGGATTTCTTCTGATCAGTTTCACCTATCAACTCCAGATGTCTATATTATATCATATTACGCCGTTGGATACTTTCTATTGTTTTTTGGAAAACATGCTTCTTTAATTGTAGAATACTTGCTAAGTAAAGATTCGTTTTTCTATATCATATTGAGTGTTCTCTTAAATATAGAGGGAGCTATTCTACTAGAACGATTCAAGCATCTTTTTCACAAAGAGAAAATAAAAAAACATCTTGATGATTCCAAGAAGTATTTTGAAGACTTCCTTAGAAATAACAAAATATTATTAAGTTTTGTTAGTTGTATTACAACGGCATATTCATTTGTTTTGTTCATCTCTGCTACCACTGTTTTGATCGCATTATTTTGGTGGAGTTTACCACTCTCTGCACGTACAAAGGGAGAAGAATTAGCAACGGAGCAAATTAGTCACTTCCTTAAAAGTGGGTGTCAATCACACAAAAAAACGAAGTGGGACTCATGCGTTGTTATTTTAGACAAACAAGGAAAAACATTGCACGAAGGACTGCTTATCGGGCTAAACGACAAGGAAATTGCAATGTTTAAAAAGGATGGAAGCTACATTTTTGCCCGCCAAAATGATTGGGTAATCCATAAAAAATCTCATAAGGTTCCATGATAATATGAACGCGAAAGAAGCTGCGGATAAAGGCATTGCGATCATTGGTGAATTGTATGAGAAGGCTATGGATTGTCGCCTTGAGGAACTTGCAAAAAATGATGCTATCTGGAAAGTAACAATCAGCTTTCTCTTGGAAGAGATTCCGATCAGATCAGGAAGTCGCCTCAGTAGCTTTCAAAAATCTCTTTCAAATGGATATAAATACGCAACTGTGCGCCTGTATAAGTCTCTGTCCATTTTCGATGACACTGGAGAACTTATAGCAATGAATTCCGTGAAAGATTAACATGATAACCATCGGCATAGAACACCTCATCGCAAATCGCCCTTCCTCCTTTGCAGGCAAACGCCTCGCCCTGCTCTGCAACCAAGCCTCCACTGACCGCCATTTTCGCCACAGCCGAGACCTGATCATGCAGGCCTTTCCCGGCCAGCTGACCTGCCTGTTTTCCCCGCAACACGGTTTTTTCAGTGAAAAACAAGATAATATGATCGAATCCGATCATGCCACGGATGTGGCCACCGGCCTACCGGTTTTCTCTCTCTACGGCGAGACGCGAAAACCCTCTGCGGCCATGTTTGAACATTTTGATATCCTGCTCATTGACCTCCAGGACGTGGGAACGCGGGTTTACACCTTTATATGGACCGTGGTCTACTGTCTTCAGCGGGCAGCGGAAACCGGGAAAAAGGTGGTCATCCTGGATCGCCCCAACCCGGTGGGTGGGCATCTGGTTGAGGGTAACCTGCTCCGAGCGGATTTTCGTTCCTTTGTCGGTCTCTATGCCATCCCCATGCGCCACGGCCTGACAATGGGAGAACTGGCCCTGCTCTGTAATAAAGAAATGGGCATCAATGCGGAGTTAGAGGTTGTCAAAATGCAGGGCTGGCAACGGGAGATGTTTTTTGCCGATACCGGCTTTCCCTGGGTTTTTCCCTCCCCCAATATGCCCAGCCCGCTCACCGCCTTGGTCTATCCGGGTCAGGTGATTTGGGAAGGAACCAATATATCCGAAGGACGGGGAACTACCCTGCCCTTTGAACTCCTTGGTGCGCCTTTTATTGATCCGATGCAGGTCATGGAAAGACTCTCTTCTCGCGATTTACCGGGCTGCGAGCTCAGACCTCTGATGTTTGAACCGACCTCTGGAAAATGGGCAGGGCATCCCTGTGCTGGCTTTCACATCCATGTCACCCAGCCTCAGGCCTTTTACTCGTATCGGCTCAGTTTGGCACTTCTTCAGGTACTGTTTCGGCTTTATCCCGGAGAATTCGCCTATAAACAGCCGCCCTATGAATATGAATACGATCTCCTGCCGATGGACCTGATCCTGGGTGACCAGGAAGTCCGTAAAGCCATAGAGCAGGGTGAAAATATTATTGAACTGGAGCGATCCTGGCAGGATGAGCTGGAGGAATTCAACAGCCTGCGTCGCTCTGTTTTTCTGTATCCAGCCGGTTGAATGATGCCCGGAGTGCTACTCCGAGCTAATATATTCCGCCCCTTCAGGGCGATCTCTATAAAAGACCCCTGAAAGGGTTCAATAATTTCAGCTCGGGGTAACACCCCGAGGAGCATCTATATAAGAAAGTATATGAAAACAGCAACTCTTAGTGAATTAGCCGCCCTTGTGCATGGAACAGTCCTTGGTGATGAACAGACCCAGGTGAGCACAGTCAATAGCTTGGATCTGGCAGAGTCCGGCCAGCTAACCTTTATTAACTCAGTCAAGCTGGCAGAGAAACTTGCTGCAAGCAAGGCCTCCGCCTGCATTGTTCCCAGCGACTTTACAGAGGCGACGCTTCCCCTTATCCAGGTCGAGAATGTAGATCTGGCCTCAGCACGAATCCATAATTATCTCCTGGAAGAGCCGTTTCAGGCCACAGGTATCCATGAACGGGCCGTCATCGGGGCGGATTGTACAATCAGTGAGCAGGTTTCTATCGGAGCACTGGCCTGTATAGGTAACCGGGTCCAAATAGGTGAACGGGTAAAAATCGCGTCTGGCGTGGTGATCGGCGACGATGTCCAGATCGGCGATGACTGCGTGCTCCATGCCAATGCTGTAGTTGCTTACGGTTGTACTCTGGCTAATCGGGTTGTCCTGCACCACGGGGCCATTATCGGTAGTGACGGCTTTGGTTTTGCCTCAGATCCCCAAACAGGTTGCCATGTCAGCAAGCCCCAGGTAGGCACTGTGCGCATTGATGATGATGCGCAGATTGGAGCTAATTCCTGCGTGGATCGGGCCGCCTTTGGTGTCACCCATATAAAAAACGGGGTGCGTATTGATAATCAAGTCATGGTAGGGCATAATTGTGTTATCGGTGAAAATTCAATCCTTGTTGCCCAGGCTGGTATAGCAGGAAGTAGCACCTTGGGACGTAATGTTATCCTGGCAGCTCGGGCTGCTGTGGGCGGTCATATCCACCTTGATGACGGAGTTATGGTGGCTGCTCTGGGCGGGGTCCATAATGACCAGAAAAAAGGTGCGGTGGTTGGTGGGGTTCCAGCCATAGATATAAAAAAATGGGGCCGAGCCGCAGCAACCTATGCCCGTCTGCCTGAGATGGCCCGCGAGATAAAACGCCTCCGCAAGGAATTGGATCGCTTGCTCAGTGAACGAAAAGAATAATCTGCTATGCCCTCACAGGCCTATGCTCTCATGGTCGCCTTAAATCTCTGATGTTTTCTCATCTTCGAAAACAATGCAGGGTGAGTCCGCTCACCCTGATAGGGCTTCTTCTTACACTTTTTTTTCTCTTTCTTGGTCAGTTCCCTCCCCTGCTTCTCCACGAACTGCGCCTGAAATCCTTTGATTTCTTTCTGCGCCACAGCCCTGGTCCTCTTGCCGAGCAGAAGGTGGTTATTATTGATGTTGACTCGCAAAGTCTGGAAGAGCTCGGGCAATGGCCCTGGCCTCGCAAGCACATTGCGAGTTTGTTGCAAAAAATAACCGCAGCAAAACCAGCAGTAGTGGGGCTTGATATGATCTTTGCTGAGCCTGACAGCAGTTCTCCTCACCTCCTTTGCCATCTGGATGCGATAAAAAAGGCCCCTACTGAAGTACAGGCCTACCTGAAAACGCTCCCGGATCATGACGCCTCTCTGGCCCAGGTCTTGAGAAAAAGTCCTGCCCCGGTAATCTTGGGCTATGTCTTTACTAATTCCGGGACAAAGGACACAAAGCGCAGGATTCCACGACGAGGGAGTTTCCTTCTCTGGGGCGAGGATCCACTCCCTTCCTTATACAGTTTCAACGGGGTGGACTCCAGCCTGGAAATGTTTGAACAGACAGCGCAGGGTATTGGTTTTTTGAATATCGTACCAGATCTTGATTCGCTCCTGCGCAATGTTCCCCTCGTGGTCAGTTATCATAATGAGATATATCCCAGCCTGGTTCTCTCCATGTTGCAGGCCGCAACTGAACAAGAAACCATTACATTGGAAACAGATAGCAATGGGGTCCGCTATGTCCAGGTCGGGGAGTATCAAATTCCCACCAATATGAACGGCGAGCTGATTATTAATTTCTCCGGTCCATCCCGCACCCTGCCCTATGTCTCGGCCCATGATATTTTATCTGGAAATTTTGATCCAGAACTGATCCGCGATGCCTATGTGCTGGTTGGCACCTCAGCCCCAGGTCTTTTTGACCTCCGGGCTGTGCCCACAGACCGAGCCTTTCCTGGTGTAGAGCTGCACGGGCATGCCCTGAATACCATCCTCAGTAAAAACTATATTCATCGTCCGGAATGGGCCAAGGGAGCAGAGTTGCTCTATATCTTCACTATGGGCATCTTGCTGATTATGGTCCTTTCACGGCTTGAGGCAGCCAAGGGGGGGCTGGTTGTTCTACTCTTTTCCCTGGGCATGGTCTCCTTTTCCCACTGGTGCATGCATCATTGCCGCCTCCAGCTGGACATCGTCTATCCCCTGACTGCGACCTGGGCCTTATTCACGGTGCTGACCTTTTATAATTTTATTATCGGGGAACGAAAAATCCGCCGCCTGCGCTCCACTTTTTCCCATTACCTCGCTCCTGAGGTGGTGCGGGAGCTCCTACAAAAGCAGGATGACTTGGTCCTGGATGGAGAGGAACGAGAGCTGAGCATCCTGTTTTCCGATATCCGTCGCTTCACCTCAATGGCGGAAAAAATGTCGCCGGATGATCTCTGTGCCTTCCTGAATGAGTATCTGACCCCCATGACTGAGGCCATTATGGAGCGACGCGGCACGGTAGACAAGTTTATCGGCGATGCCATCATGGCCTTTTGGAATGCCCCCCTGGATACGCCCAACCATGTTTTTCATACCTGTGAGTGCGCCCTTGCAATGCTCAAGGAGCTTGAGGTACTGAACAAAGCCTGGAACAGCAGAGGATTACCAGAGGTACGCATCGGCATTGGTATCCACTGCGGAGTGGCGCGGGTTGGCAATATGGGCTCCCAGCAGCGTTTCGATTATACGATCATGGGAGATGCCGTAAACCTCGCCTCCCGTATTGAAGGACTGACCCGGCTTTACGGAGTGGATATCCTGGTGAGTGAGGCAGTGTATCATATCTTACAGGACAGCGATTTCTTTTTCCGTCATATTGATCGGGTCCGGGCCTTTGGCAAGACAACCCCGGTGACCCTGTACCAACTTATGGGACTGCGTAGCGAGCAGTCCGTGGAAAAATCCCAGGAGCTAGAAAAATACGCTGCTGCTCTTGAGCTCTATAATGCCGGGGCCTTTTCCCAGGCTGCC contains:
- the ispG gene encoding flavodoxin-dependent (E)-4-hydroxy-3-methylbut-2-enyl-diphosphate synthase, yielding MIQRKQTKKICIGNTPVGGDAPITVQSMTNTDTRDAEATVRQIKGLEAAGCEIIRVAVPDMEAAQAIRAIREQIAIPLIADIHFDSRLAVAALEHGAQAIRINPGNLGGPDKLARVVDAAKLHKAPIRVGVNSGSIEKDLLAKYGYPTPENCRSLIESALNNVAAIEKLGYEELKISIKSSDTLTTVAGYRELSRRTDYPLHIGVTEAGGLIAGTVKSSVALGILLFEGIGDTFRISLTRDPLEEVRVGFELLRSLRIRERGPELISCPTCGRTRIDLFSMAEEVERVLQTMQSNLKVAVMGCVVNGPGEAKEADIGIAGGHGTGIIFKKGEVFKKLPEEELLPVFLEELRKMDEEAK
- the lpxD gene encoding UDP-3-O-(3-hydroxymyristoyl)glucosamine N-acyltransferase, with product MKTATLSELAALVHGTVLGDEQTQVSTVNSLDLAESGQLTFINSVKLAEKLAASKASACIVPSDFTEATLPLIQVENVDLASARIHNYLLEEPFQATGIHERAVIGADCTISEQVSIGALACIGNRVQIGERVKIASGVVIGDDVQIGDDCVLHANAVVAYGCTLANRVVLHHGAIIGSDGFGFASDPQTGCHVSKPQVGTVRIDDDAQIGANSCVDRAAFGVTHIKNGVRIDNQVMVGHNCVIGENSILVAQAGIAGSSTLGRNVILAARAAVGGHIHLDDGVMVAALGGVHNDQKKGAVVGGVPAIDIKKWGRAAATYARLPEMAREIKRLRKELDRLLSERKE
- a CDS encoding Uma2 family endonuclease: MAQPALIDNPVFTYKDYLSWPAEERWELIDGVPWNMSPVPGTTHQRMVRELAVALYGALAASSCELFLAPFDVRLPETSTDQAEDETILTVVQPDLAIICDKGKIDSKGCLGPPDVMIEVLSPSSAYRDETDKLHLYESQGVREYWIVNPDGGYIMVYTLDGKEYGKPEYLWKKDHLISKVIDGIALDLEALFARIIPSD
- the tsaB gene encoding tRNA (adenosine(37)-N6)-threonylcarbamoyltransferase complex dimerization subunit type 1 TsaB, translating into MSDSPLILSIETATGCGSVALTRGGVRSGKVLAEATAQPEVTHSRRLLGSVDWVMQAAGIGWDTLDGVAISLGPGSFTGLRIGMAAAKGIVFAAQKPLLAVQTLDAIALSCPVIDRPLWCLLDARKQEVYAACYQMGAYGLPEQSTPVEAIRPEHLLERISGPALLAGPGLKEYHELFAQQANLQLIPPALSTPSAARIGFLAAEQLLRGEIQDPAQIAPMYVRASEAEVNLQKKKAA
- a CDS encoding adenylate/guanylate cyclase domain-containing protein, whose protein sequence is MSPLTLIGLLLTLFFLFLGQFPPLLLHELRLKSFDFFLRHSPGPLAEQKVVIIDVDSQSLEELGQWPWPRKHIASLLQKITAAKPAVVGLDMIFAEPDSSSPHLLCHLDAIKKAPTEVQAYLKTLPDHDASLAQVLRKSPAPVILGYVFTNSGTKDTKRRIPRRGSFLLWGEDPLPSLYSFNGVDSSLEMFEQTAQGIGFLNIVPDLDSLLRNVPLVVSYHNEIYPSLVLSMLQAATEQETITLETDSNGVRYVQVGEYQIPTNMNGELIINFSGPSRTLPYVSAHDILSGNFDPELIRDAYVLVGTSAPGLFDLRAVPTDRAFPGVELHGHALNTILSKNYIHRPEWAKGAELLYIFTMGILLIMVLSRLEAAKGGLVVLLFSLGMVSFSHWCMHHCRLQLDIVYPLTATWALFTVLTFYNFIIGERKIRRLRSTFSHYLAPEVVRELLQKQDDLVLDGEERELSILFSDIRRFTSMAEKMSPDDLCAFLNEYLTPMTEAIMERRGTVDKFIGDAIMAFWNAPLDTPNHVFHTCECALAMLKELEVLNKAWNSRGLPEVRIGIGIHCGVARVGNMGSQQRFDYTIMGDAVNLASRIEGLTRLYGVDILVSEAVYHILQDSDFFFRHIDRVRAFGKTTPVTLYQLMGLRSEQSVEKSQELEKYAAALELYNAGAFSQAAQAFQNLKAEHPCTLLYEIYNERCQRMAKNPPENWDGITDIQMKKAD
- a CDS encoding DUF1343 domain-containing protein, with product MITIGIEHLIANRPSSFAGKRLALLCNQASTDRHFRHSRDLIMQAFPGQLTCLFSPQHGFFSEKQDNMIESDHATDVATGLPVFSLYGETRKPSAAMFEHFDILLIDLQDVGTRVYTFIWTVVYCLQRAAETGKKVVILDRPNPVGGHLVEGNLLRADFRSFVGLYAIPMRHGLTMGELALLCNKEMGINAELEVVKMQGWQREMFFADTGFPWVFPSPNMPSPLTALVYPGQVIWEGTNISEGRGTTLPFELLGAPFIDPMQVMERLSSRDLPGCELRPLMFEPTSGKWAGHPCAGFHIHVTQPQAFYSYRLSLALLQVLFRLYPGEFAYKQPPYEYEYDLLPMDLILGDQEVRKAIEQGENIIELERSWQDELEEFNSLRRSVFLYPAG